In a genomic window of Amphiprion ocellaris isolate individual 3 ecotype Okinawa chromosome 11, ASM2253959v1, whole genome shotgun sequence:
- the dcaf6 gene encoding DDB1- and CUL4-associated factor 6 isoform X1 — MVTMSCSGNLVWDVNKRLIGYNQPNSIRTNYLGRREFVQRLKLEATLNVHDGCVNTISWNDTGEYILSGSDDTFLVITNPYNKKVKKSIRSGHRANIFSAKFMPHTNDQEIVSCSGDGIIYYTHTEKSPDYNRQCQFTCHYGTAYEIMTVPNDPYTFLSCGEDGTVRWFDLRMKTSCTKEDCKDDILINCRRAATSISISPLVPYYLAVGCSDSSVRIYDRRMLGTRATGNYMGRGTTGMCVRFVPAHLSNKSCRVTSLCYSEDGQEVLVSYSSDYIYLFDPKDDQARELKGPSEERREELRQPPVKRLRLRGDWSDTGPRARPESERERDGEQSPNVSLMQRMSDMLSRWFEEASEAQSSRGTRPQTRPRGTAVRPDGNTPAAPPGDSSQGSSAPQRPVAPEVPASPAAAAPMPKSTSSSSSGSSSAVTAPPPSSSSSVESSAPSSSPLTSSPDLEQRSQGDRTGTPTATPTSEPALSEYGPHRLPISLVCRRLQRLLRLADPPGQGQRVAPSPSPSSSSERQSQRAATSAAAAEMQPCTDSPSSVVNKQLGSMTLDEQQGAAEASGSPPHESVGAPASSSPPTCTSTSTSSSRPSAAEPVLSLHYSSEGTTTSTIKLDFTDEWSSSTSSSMGSGGPKTSEAVQSRESLSMESSALEQAPSESSGQQSFPAASNEPPCDASCSSAAPVPAAGSSEGDTTVSSLQDRSPPEDTAGCRRAEPRAEEGEEAQSQPARGNQDSDDSDDDPILIPSTRFRGQGQRFNSRGSAVGDRMIRRSAAARIQELFRRRKERREMEESETQNIRRPSVKMVYKGHRNSRTMIKESCFWGNNFVMSGSDCGHIFIWDRHTAEHLMLLEADNHVVNCLQPHPYDPILASSGIDYDIKIWSPLEESPSFNRVLADEVITRNELMLEETRNTITVPASFMLRMLASLNHIRSDRLEGDRSEGSGQENEDEQ, encoded by the exons GTCAACACTATATCCTGGAATGACACGGGTGAATACATCCTGTCGGGGTCAGACGATACGTTTCTGGTCATCACCAACCCGTACAACAAAAAG GTCAAGAAGTCCATCCGTTCAGGTCACCGGGCAAATATCTTCAGTGCAAAGTTCATGCCGCACACCAACGATCAGGAAATCGTGTCGTGCTCCGGAGACGGCATCATCTACTACACCCACACAGAGAAGAGTCCCGACTACAACAGACAGTGTCAGTTCACCTGCCATTATGGAACGGCTTACGAG ATTATGACGGTACCAAACGACCCCTACACCTTCCTGTCCTGCGGGGAGGACGGCACGGTGCGATGGTTCGACCTCCGCATGAAAACTAGCTGCACTAAAGAAGACTGCAAAGAT GACATCCTGATTAACTGTCGAAGAGCAGCGACCTCCATATCGATCTCTCCGCTGGTGCCGTATTATCTGGCCGTCGGCTGCTCCGACAGCTCGGTGCGAATCTACGACAGACGCATGCTGGGCACCAGAGCCACCG GTAATTACATGGGCAGGGGAACGACGGGAATGTGTGTTCGCTTCGTTCCTGCTCACCTGTCCAACAAGTCATGCAGAGTGACGTCTCTGTGCTACAGCGAGGACGGTCAGGAGGTGTTGGTCAGCTACTCCTCCGATTACATCTACCTGTTTGATCCCAAAGATGACCAGGCCCGAGAGCTCAAGGGCCCGtcggaggagaggagggaggag CTGAGGCAGCCTCCGGTGAAGCGTCTCCGTCTACGAGGTGATTGGTCTGACACCGGACCCCGAGCTCGGCCTGAGagcgagagggagagagatg GGGAACAGAGTCCAAATGTGTCTCTGATGCAGAGGATGTCTGACATGTTGTCTCGGTGGTTCGAGGAGGCCAGTGAAgctcagagcagcagaggaactCGACCTCAGACACGACCCCGAG gaACAGCCGTCCGTCCAGATGGGAACACTCCTGCTGCCCCGCCGGGAGACTCCAGTCAGGGGTCCAGTGCCCCCCAGAGGCCAGTGGCCCCGGAGGTGCCTGCCAGTCCTGCAGCCGCTGCCCCCATGCCTAAatccacctcctcttcctcctcagggTCTTCATCAGCAGTCACagctcctcctccctccagctcctcctccgtGGAGAGCTCCgccccttcctcctcccccctcaCCTCCTCCCCTGACTTGGAGCAGAGGAGTCAGGGCGACAGGACCGGGACGCCCACGGCCACGCCCACCTCTGAGCCTGCACTGTCAG AGTACGGTCCTCATCGGCTGCCCATAAGTTTAGTGTGTAGGCGTTTGCAGAGGTTGCTCCGGCTGGCCGACCCCCCAGGACAGGGTCAGCGAGTGGCCCCttccccttctccttcctcttcctctgagAGACAGTCCCAGAGAGCTGCTacctctgctgctgccgctgagATGCAACCCTGTACAG ATTCCCCCTCGTCTGTGGTAAACAAACAGCTGGGATCTATGACTCTTGATGAACAGCAGG GAGCGGCAGAagcttcaggttctcctccacatgAATCTGTTGGTGCCCCAGCCAGCAGCAGCCCTCCTACctgcacctccacctccacctcctccagccGACCCAGTGCAGCAGAGCCTGTCCTGAGCCTGCACTACAGCTCAGAGGgaaccaccaccagcaccatcAAGCTGGACTTCACTGATGAGTG gagcagcagcacatccagcTCCATGGGCAGCGGAGGTCCTAAAACCTCGGAGGCTGTTCAGAGCAGAGAGAGTCTGTCCATGGAGAGCTCAGCGTTGGAGCAGG CTCCCTCTGAGTCCTCGGGGCAGCAGAGTTTTCCGGCCGCCTCCAACGAGCCGCCGTGTGACGCCTCCTGTTCCAGCGCTGCTCCGGTCCCGGCGGCCGGCTCCTCTGAGGGGGACACCACGGTGTCCTCGCTGCAGGACAGGAGTCCTCCGGAGGACACGGCAGGCTGCAGGAGAGCAGAGCCTCGGGccgaggagggagaggaggccCAGAGTCAGCCTGCACGGGGAAACCAGGACTCCGACGACAGCGACGACGATCCCATTCTCATCCCGTCCACAAGGTTCAGAGGACAGGGACAGAG ATTTAATTCCAGAGGATCTGCAGTAGGAGATAGGATGATCAG ACGTTCAGCGGCGGCTCGTATCCAGGAGTTGTTCCGCAGGAGGAAAGAAAGAcgagagatggaggagagcgAGACCCAGAATATCAGGAGGCCTTCGGTCAAAATGGTCTACAAAGGCCACCGTAACTCCAGGACCATG ATAAAAGAATCGTGTTTCTGGGGCAACAACTTTGTGATGAGCGGCTCCGACTGCGGACACATCTTCATCTGGGACAGACACACTGCAGAGCACCTCATGCTGCTGGAAGCCGACAACCACGTGGTGAACTGCCTGCAACCGCATCCCTATGACCCCA TTCTGGCTTCTTCAGGGATCGACTACGATATCAAGATTTGGTCGCCGCTGGAAGAATCGCCGTCTTTCAACAGGGTCCTCGCTGATGAG GTAATAACTCGAAATGAGCTGATGCTTGaggaaacaagaaacacaatcaCAGTCCCGGCCTCTTTCATGCTGCGAATGTTGGCCTCCCTAAATCACATCCGatcag ATCGACTAGAAGGCGATCGCTCTGAAGGTTCAGGCCAAGAAAATGAGGACGAGCAGTAG